In Desulfovibrio aminophilus, the genomic stretch ACGGCTCACCGGGCTGGACGGGCCCGAGGCCGTGGTCCTGGACCTGCCCATCCTGCATCACACGCACCTGCTCAAGCGGCCCGAGGCCATCCGCCGCAAGCTGGCATCCTTCCAGGAAGCCGGTGGCGGCCTGGGCCACGCCCTGAGCGGGGACTACCCCCACCTGCCGCGCCATCTGCTGGAACCCGTCCCGGGACCGGGGCGCACGCGGGCGTTGCTGGGAGGTTTTCTGTAGCCCGGCGAAGTCGAACAGGCCTCGCCCACCGGCTTTCCACCAACCGGCGAAGCCGGACGTCGTCTTGATTCCCCCGGGGAAAGCGGCTAGTCTCATCATCCCGGAGGGCTTGAGCGCCCGAGAACTTCATACGAGGACCCGCATGCTCGTCACCTGTCCCAAATGCCAATTCAGCCGGGAACTCCCCGAAGACAAGATTCCGGCCCGGGCCCAAGTGGCCACCTGTCCCAAGTGCAAGCACAAGTTCCGCTTCCGCGAACTGCCGCCCGAAGGGGCCGACGCGGCTTCCGTGGCCGCCGCCCCCGCCGACGCGGCCCCGACCGCCGAATCCGCCGAAACGCCTCCCCCCGCTCCGCCCGCGCCTCCGGCCGAGGAGGACATCTGGGAGCGCCTGGGCTCGATCCAGCCGGAGCAGACCGAGCCGCAGCCCGGCCCGGCCGCCGACGACCCCTTCGCCGCCGACCCGGAACGCCCCGAGGTGGAGGCGCCCTTCGAGCGCCTGGACCAGTACGGCTTCTTCCCGGGCATCACCCAGACCCTGCGGCGGGTCCTGTTCTCGCCCCAGCTCTTCTTCCAGGCCATGCCCCTGCGCGGCATGGGCAAGCCCCTGACCTTCGCGGTCCTGCTGGGCCAGTTCCAGATCTTCTTCCAGATCCTCTGGAGCATGACCGGAATCATGGGCGACAAACCCGAGGTCGCGCCCGGCACCCTGGGCATCGGCATGGTGGTGGCCCTGGTCCTGGCCCCGCTCTTCCTCTCCGTGTTCCTCTTTCTGGAAAGCGCGCTCTTCCACTTCTGCCTCATCCTCTTCCGCGCGGCCAACAAGGGCTTCGAGGGCACCTTCCGGGTCATGGCCTACTCCAATGCGCCTCTGATCCTCTCCTTCGTGCCCGTGCTCGGCCCCATCGCGGCCTATCTCTGGGGCCTGGGCATCACGGTCGTCGGCGCGCGGCACATGCACGGCGCGAGCCTCGGGCGCGTGCTCGGGGCCTTCGTCCTGCTCCTGGTCATCGTGGGCGGCGTCATGGGCCTCATGTTCTACGCCGCCGCGACCATCCCCCCGGCCGCCAAATGAACGGCCGGAGTTCTCCCCTCGGCTGGCTGCGCAAACGCTGGCGCGACTGGCGGACCTGGCGCAGGCTCGCCCGGGAGGCCCATCCGCGCAAGATTCTCGAACTGACCCGGGAAATCCGCGAAATGGCCGAGGTGGCGGCCCAGGTCTGCCCCCGCGAGGAGGCCGTGCAGACGCGCATCCAGTCCATCCAGGCCGAGATGGACCGGCTGGCCGGGCTGGCCGGACGCCCCGAATTCCGCCGCCTGCCCGCGGGCAAGCGCATCCTCCTGCGCCAGGGCCTGCTCCAGTCCCGGGACCAGCTCCTGGAAAGCATGCAGTCCGCGCCCTCGCCCACCCGCCTCCTGCAATAACTCCGGTACGCTTCTTGCTTTTCAAGGTTCCGAAGAGGACCGTCCGTCATCGGCTTGACGGCGGCCGTCGGAAACCCCAACCCACGCACACGCCATGAAACACATCGCCTTGGCCCTGCCCCTGTTCCTGTTCCTGGCCGCCTGCGGCCACGTGGACCTGGCCGTGACCGACCAGACCAGGATTTATCGGGACGCCCCGGTGCAACGCACCCCGCTGCTCGTCTCCGTGCAGCCGAAGGAGCGCACCTACGCGCCCATCAAGGCCCTGGTCTATCCCCTCTGGGTCTCCCAGCGGACCATCGACCAGCGGACCATCGGCCGCTCCCTGGGCCGGGTCATGGTCCAGACCTGGAACGCCCAGCAGCTCTTCCCGGCGCTCGTGTACGACGAGGACCTCGTCTACCGGAACGCGGAGAAGGCCGTGATCCAGGGCCGCATGCGCGGCGCGGACGTGGTGGTCACGGGCGTGGTCAGCTACTACTACGACGGCGGCAGCCTGGACGACTCGGGCATCTCCCTGCGGGTGAACATCTTCGACACCCGCTCGGGCCAGGCCATCTTCTCCATGGAGCAGGCCGCGCGCATCGAGTCGCATCTCGTGGAGGACTGGATTCTCTGGTCCGCGCGCACCCGTCTGCCCCCCTCGCCCATGCAGGCCATGGTCGCGTCCATCGCCCAGGACATGTCCGTGCCGCTGGCCTCCTGGCTGCCCCCGCCGGACGAGGTCTTCGCCGATACGAGCGCGGACATCTCGCGCGGGCTCACCGCGCGCCCGGCCTCCCCGACCTCGGAGGCCACCCCTCTGCGCGAGCAGGAACTCACCTCCGAACACGGCACGGCCAAAAGCATGGCCCAGGCCATCGCGGGCGAGAGCCACGGACGCGCCCCGGGCGTGAACCTGATGGTCCACTTCGACACGGACAAGGCCGTGATCCGGCCCGAGTCGTTCCCGCTCCTGGACGAGCTGGGCAAGGCCCTGAGCTCCGACCCGCTCAAGGGCAAGAGGTTCGTCATCGCCGGGCACACGGACTCGGACGCCAGCGAGGCCCACAACATGCAGCTCGGCATGGCCCGGGCCGAGGCGGTCAAGGATTACCTGATGCGGAAGTTCCAGATTCCCGGCGACCGGCTCGTCACCGAGAGCTACGGCAAGACCCGGCCCATCGCGCCCAACAACACGCCCGACGGCAAGCAGCGCAACCGCCGCGTGGAGGTGCGCCTGGCCTCCTAGCTTGACTGGCGGCGGCGGATTCTTACATCAAGGGGGCCCTCCGGGCCCCCTTTTTTTTCGACTTTGCGGCCAGGGGCTTTTGTGCTACCCCAAAAGGCGTTTTCCCAACGCCATCCAAGGACGAACACCAACATGATCGGAATCTCCAAGCTCTATTGCGGCGCCGTGGAAGCCTCGGACGCCCTGCGCTACGGCCGCCATTCCGGCAAGCTCCCCTCGCACCTCCTCCAGTTCTCCGCGGACAAGAAGCCCGTGGTGGTCTGGAACATGACCCAGCGCTGCAACCTCAAATGCGTGCATTGCTACGCCCATGCCGTGGACCCCAAGGGCACGGACCCCATCAGCACGGAGCAGGCCAAGGTCATGATCGACGACCTGGCCGCCTACGGCGCGCCGGTCATGCTCTTTTCCGGCGGCGAGCCCCTGGTCCGCGAGGACCTGGTGGAGCTGGCCAAGTACGCCACCTCCAAGGGCATGCGCGCGGTCATCAGCACCAACGGCACCCTGATCACCAAGCGCAAGGCCAAGGAGCTCAAGGAAGTCGGCCTCTCCTACGTCGGCATTTCCCTGGACGGCTCCGAGCCCGTGCACGACGCCTTCCGCAAGGTGACCGGCTGCTACAAAAAGGCCCTGGAGGGCGTGGCCAACTGCCAGGCCGAAGGCCTGAAGGTCGGCCTGCGCTTCACCATCAACAAGCGCAACGCCGGGGAGATCCCCCATCTCTTCGACCTCATCGAGAAGCTCGACGTCCCGCGCATCTGCTTCTACCACCTGGTCTACTCCGGCCGGGGCTCCGAGCTCATCAACGAGGACCTGAACCACGCCGAGACCCGGGCCGTGGTGGACCTCATCATGGACCGCACCCGCGCCCTCTTCGACAAGGGCCTGGAGAAGGAGGTCCTCACCGTGGACAACCACGCCGACGGCCCCTACCTCTACTACCGCATGCTGCGCGAGGACCCGAAGCGCGCCGCCGACGTGCTCCAGCTGCTGTCCTGGAACGAGGGCAACTCCTCCGGCCGGGGCATCGGCTGCATCTCCTGGGACGGCCAGGTCCACGCCGACCAGTTCATGCGCCACCACACCTTCGGCAATGTGCTCGAACGCCCCTTCTCCCAGATCTGGGACGACCCGAACATCGAGCTGCTGCACAAGATGAAGGACAAGCGCCCCCACGTGGGCGGCCGCTGCGCCAAGTGCCGCTTCCTGAACATCTGCGGCGGCAACTTCCGCGCCCGGGCCGAGGCCTGGTACGGCGACTTCTGGGCCCAGGACCCGGCCTGCTACCTGACGGACGAGGAAATCACGGGCGAACCCGTGGGCGTGCGCGACTAATCGCGCCGGGAGGAAAAGCATGAACGAATTCTTCCGGGGCCGCAGACTGCGCCGCACTCCGGCCCTGCGCGCCATGATCCGCGAAAACGAGGTCCGGCCCCAGGACCTCATCATGCCCTACTTCGTGGTGGAGACCGACGACGCCTCGTTCAAGAAGCCCATCGCCTCCATGCCCGGCCAGTTCCAGCTCGGCCCCAAGGCCCTGGAGGAGACCGTGGCCAAGGCCGTGGACCAGGGCCTCATGAGCGTCCTGCTCTTCGGCATCCCCAAGGTGAAGGACGAGAAGGCGTCCCAGGCCTACGCCGACGAGGGCGTGGTCCAGGAGGCCGTGCGCCGTCTCAAGGACCGCTTCCCGCAGCTGGTGGTCGTCACCGACGTCTGCCTCTGCGAGTACACCTCCCACGGCCACTGCGGCCTGCTGCGCGGCGAGGAGATCCTCAACGACCCCACCGTGGAGCTGCTGGCCAAGGCCGCCCTGTCCCACGCCCGGGCCGGGGCCGACATCGTGGCCCCCTCGGACATGATGGACGGCCGGGTGGCCGCCATCCGCGACACCCTGGACGAAAACGGCTTCAACGATCTCCCGGTCATGTCCTACGCCGTGAAATACGCCTCGGCCTTCTACGGCCCGTTCCGCGACGCGGCCGAGAGCGCCCCGGCCTTCGGCGACCGCAAGACCCACCAGATGGACCCGGCCAACCGCCGCGAGGCCCTGCGCGAGGCCGAGGCCGACGCGGCCGAGGGCGCGGACATCCTCATGGTCAAACCCGGCCTGCCCTACCTGGACATCCTCCGCGACCTGAGCGACTCCTTCGACCTGCCCGTGGCCGTGTACAACGTCAGCGGCGAGTACAGCATGGTCAAGGCCGCCGCGGCCAACGGCTGGATCGACGAGAAGCGCATCGTCCTGGAGACCCTGACCGCCTTCAAACGCGCCGGGGCCGACCTCATCCTCACCTATCACGCCGAGGAAGCCCTCGGCTGGCTGGACAAGTAGCATGCACGACCACGCCGCCAAGGGCGTTCCCTTCGAACATTCCGGCCACCCCGGCGGGCATCCGGGCGGGCATCCGCACGGCAAGTCCCAGGACGGAGTCCCGCAGCTGCGCCTCATCGCCTGGGAAGTGACCCGCTCCTGCAACCTGGCCTGCAAGCACTGCCGCGCCGAGGCCCACCCCGAACCCTACGAGGGCGAGCTGTCCACGGCCGAGGCCAAGGCCCTCATCGACACCTTCCCCGAGGCGGGCAGCCCGATCATCATCTTCACGGGCGGCGAGCCGCTCATGCGCCACGACCTGTTCGAGCTCATCCCCTACGCCAAGTCCAAGGGGCTGCGCTGCGTCCTGGCGCCCAACGGCACCCTGCTCACGGCCGAGAACGCGGCCCGGATCAAAGAGGCGGGCATCGAGCGCTGCTCCATCTCCATCGACGCGCCCGACGCCGCCGGTCACGACGCCTTCCGGGGCGTGCCCGGGGCCTTCGAGGCCTCCATGCGCGGCATCGAGCACCTCAAGTCCGCGGGCCTGGAATTCCAGATCAACACCACGGTGACCAAGGACAACCTCCACCAGTTCAAGGACATCTTCCAGCTGGCCGAGAAACTGGGCGCGTCGGCCTGGCACATCTTCCTGCTCGTGCCCACGGGCCGCGCCGCCGAACTGGGGGCCCAGATCATCTCCGCCGAGGAGTACGAGGAAGTCCTCAACTGGTTCTACGACTTCCGCAAGACCACGAGCATGCAGCTCAAGGCCACCTGCGCGCCCCACTACCACCGCATCCTGCGCCAACGGGCCAAGGCCGAGGGCGTGCCGGTGAACTTCGAGACCTTCGGCCTGGACGCCGTGAGCCGGGGCTGCCTCGGCGGCGTGGGCTTCTGCTTCATCTCCCACTCGGGCATCGTCCAGCCCTGCGGCTACCTCGACCTCGTCTGCGGCGACGTGCGCCAAACCCCCTTCCCGGAAATCTGGCGCACCTCCCCCCAGTTCCTCAACCTGCGCAACCCCAAGGTCTACGTGGGCAAGTGCGGGGTCTGCGAGTACGAAAAGGTCTGCGGCGGCTGCCGCGCCCGGGCCCAGACCATGCGCGGCGACTACCTCGAAGCCGAGCCCCTCTGCTCCCACACGCCGATTCGGATGAAGTAGATTCAATCAACGATTAGACGTCGTAATCTCTAATCCTGCGAGATATCCTCTGGCAACTCTTGGAAGTTCTGCCCGCTCTCGCATGTCGAGTCGTGGGGCCCGCAGATCAAACATTACTGCCGCCTTGGAAAAGGCCTTGCTTTCCAACCGAAGAAGCATAAGCGCAAGCTGAGCTTCAAACTGATCAAGTTCACCTTCGTCTAGTAAATTATCCAAATGGCGACACACAGCCAAAAAGGCGTTCATTCTACCCTTTACGGACATAGTGCCAATTTCTGGAATTGCTTGCTTGACTTTATCTGCTGCATCTCTTGCAGTGTTAAACTGATCTGCACTTATGTCGATTGGATCAATCTTGTTTTTCAATGCAACAATTAATTGATCTATAGTTCCAATTCGTTCCGCTCTATTTTGAAATCCTTTAACTATTCGTACAGTAATATATCCTAAAATTGCCACAAGCGCGCCAGCAAAAATTTTGTAGATGGCGATCTCACCGATGTTAACTCTTCGGTATGGCTGTGTAACTAAGATGAAAATGACTAAATTAAACAGCCCCACGCAACTCCCAAGCACTAATGCCTGCTCAATTTTTTTTGACCTCCACCCCAAAGGCAAGGCGATCCAAATAATGGGGTCCGCCATAGTGCCGAGGACTGTAGCCAGAAAACCGAAAATTTCTCGCATAGCACCCTCCATTCAGCGCCACTAACGGTATTTAAAACTTTTTTTGTAAGCATTAACTTGTCAATCCACTATCCTCAATAACAAACTCTTTCATAAGCGAAGGCCCGGAACGGCATTGCCGTTCCGGGCCTTCGCTTTGATGAGAAGTTTTGGGGGTGGGGTCCGGGGAGGGTCCTTTTTCAAAAGGTCCCTCCCCAGTTGCTTTTCTAGATGACCCAGTCGTCGTCGGCCTCGATGGGGGCGAAGCCTCGGCGCATGGTGTTTTCGGTGACCACGCGGGGGTCCATGAACTGGAGCAAGTAGTCGGGGCCGCCGGACTTGGAGCCCACGCCGGACATCATGAAGCCGCCGAAGGACTGGCGTTCGACCATGGCGCCGGTGGAGCCCCGGTTGAGGTAGAGGTTGCCCACGCGGAACTCCTTGCGGGCGCGGTCCAGATGGGCGGGGCTGCGGGTGTAGACCGAGCCGGTGAGGGCGAAGCGGGTGGAGTTGGCCATGGCGATGGCCTCGTCGAAGTCCTTGGCGCGCATGACGGCCAGCACGGGTCCGAAGACCTCTTCCTGGGCGATGCGGTGCTCGGGCCGGACGCCCTCCACGATGGTCAGGGGAGCGTAGCAGTCTCCGGCGGGCGCGTCGGTGCGCTTGACGAGCACCTTGCCTTCGGACTCGGCGATGGCGATGTACTTCATGACGTTTTCGCGGGCCGCGCGGTCCACCACCGGGCCCATGAAGTTGGCCGGGTCTTCGGACGGGCCGATCTTCAGGGAGTTGGCGGCGTCCCTGAGGCGGTTCACGAAGCGCTCGTAGATGGCGTCCAGGACGATGACCCGGGAGCAGGCCGAGCACTTCTGACCCTGGAAGCCGAAGGCCGAGTAGATGACGCCGGACACGGCCTCGTCCAGGTCCGCGTCGTCGTCGATGATGATGGCGTTCTTGCCGCCCATCTCGGCGATGACCTTCTTGCACTGGGCCTGTCCGGGCTGGACCTTGGCGGCCTTCTCCTGGATGCGCAGGCCCACTTCCATGGAGCCGGTGAAGGCGATGAGGGCCACGTCCGGGTGCTCCACGAGGGAGTCGCCGATGACCGAGCCCCGGCCCGGGGTGTAGTTGAACACGCCGTCGGGCAGCCCGGCCTCCCTGAAGAGCTCCACGAGGTTCCAGCCGATGGCCGAGGACAAGCCCGAGGGCTTGTAGACCACGGGGCAGCCGGAGACGATGGCCGCCGCGACCATGCCGATGCTGATGGCCAGGGGGAAGTTCCAGGGGGCGATGACGGCGGCCACGCCCTTGCCCTGGTAGAAGTAGTGGTTCAGCTCGCCGGGGGCGCGGCCCATGCGCTTGGGCTCACCCAGGCGGATGGCCTCGCGGGCGTAGTATTCGAGGAAGTCGATGGCTTCCCCGACGTCGGCCCAGGCCTGGTCCCACTGCTTGCCGACCTCCAGGACCTGGAGCGCGGAGAGTTCGAAGGCGCGGCGGCGCGCGGCGGCCGCGGCGTCCAGGAGCACCTGGGCGCGCTTCTTCGGGTCCTCGTCGCGCCAGGTGAGGTAGGCGGCCTTGGCGGCGGCCAGGGCCCGGTCGATCTCGGGCTTGCCCGCCTGGCAGACCTTGGCCACGATTTCCGAGGGCTTGGCCGGGTTGTAGGAATCCAGGATGTCGGAGGTGGTCACCTCCTTGCCGCCGATGAACAGGGGATAGGTGCGGCCGAAGCCCTTGCGCACCTCGGCCAGGGCGGTGACGAAGCCCTGGCGCATGGACGGCAGGGTGAAGTCCGCGCCCTCGAAGTTGGCGAAGGGCGGGATTTCGCCCTTGAGGCCCTGGAGGCCCGGGCGTTCGCGGCGGGGCT encodes the following:
- a CDS encoding zinc-ribbon domain-containing protein, whose amino-acid sequence is MLVTCPKCQFSRELPEDKIPARAQVATCPKCKHKFRFRELPPEGADAASVAAAPADAAPTAESAETPPPAPPAPPAEEDIWERLGSIQPEQTEPQPGPAADDPFAADPERPEVEAPFERLDQYGFFPGITQTLRRVLFSPQLFFQAMPLRGMGKPLTFAVLLGQFQIFFQILWSMTGIMGDKPEVAPGTLGIGMVVALVLAPLFLSVFLFLESALFHFCLILFRAANKGFEGTFRVMAYSNAPLILSFVPVLGPIAAYLWGLGITVVGARHMHGASLGRVLGAFVLLLVIVGGVMGLMFYAAATIPPAAK
- a CDS encoding OmpA family protein — its product is MKHIALALPLFLFLAACGHVDLAVTDQTRIYRDAPVQRTPLLVSVQPKERTYAPIKALVYPLWVSQRTIDQRTIGRSLGRVMVQTWNAQQLFPALVYDEDLVYRNAEKAVIQGRMRGADVVVTGVVSYYYDGGSLDDSGISLRVNIFDTRSGQAIFSMEQAARIESHLVEDWILWSARTRLPPSPMQAMVASIAQDMSVPLASWLPPPDEVFADTSADISRGLTARPASPTSEATPLREQELTSEHGTAKSMAQAIAGESHGRAPGVNLMVHFDTDKAVIRPESFPLLDELGKALSSDPLKGKRFVIAGHTDSDASEAHNMQLGMARAEAVKDYLMRKFQIPGDRLVTESYGKTRPIAPNNTPDGKQRNRRVEVRLAS
- the ahbC gene encoding 12,18-didecarboxysiroheme deacetylase — its product is MIGISKLYCGAVEASDALRYGRHSGKLPSHLLQFSADKKPVVVWNMTQRCNLKCVHCYAHAVDPKGTDPISTEQAKVMIDDLAAYGAPVMLFSGGEPLVREDLVELAKYATSKGMRAVISTNGTLITKRKAKELKEVGLSYVGISLDGSEPVHDAFRKVTGCYKKALEGVANCQAEGLKVGLRFTINKRNAGEIPHLFDLIEKLDVPRICFYHLVYSGRGSELINEDLNHAETRAVVDLIMDRTRALFDKGLEKEVLTVDNHADGPYLYYRMLREDPKRAADVLQLLSWNEGNSSGRGIGCISWDGQVHADQFMRHHTFGNVLERPFSQIWDDPNIELLHKMKDKRPHVGGRCAKCRFLNICGGNFRARAEAWYGDFWAQDPACYLTDEEITGEPVGVRD
- the hemB gene encoding porphobilinogen synthase, which gives rise to MNEFFRGRRLRRTPALRAMIRENEVRPQDLIMPYFVVETDDASFKKPIASMPGQFQLGPKALEETVAKAVDQGLMSVLLFGIPKVKDEKASQAYADEGVVQEAVRRLKDRFPQLVVVTDVCLCEYTSHGHCGLLRGEEILNDPTVELLAKAALSHARAGADIVAPSDMMDGRVAAIRDTLDENGFNDLPVMSYAVKYASAFYGPFRDAAESAPAFGDRKTHQMDPANRREALREAEADAAEGADILMVKPGLPYLDILRDLSDSFDLPVAVYNVSGEYSMVKAAAANGWIDEKRIVLETLTAFKRAGADLILTYHAEEALGWLDK
- the ahbD gene encoding heme b synthase, which encodes MHDHAAKGVPFEHSGHPGGHPGGHPHGKSQDGVPQLRLIAWEVTRSCNLACKHCRAEAHPEPYEGELSTAEAKALIDTFPEAGSPIIIFTGGEPLMRHDLFELIPYAKSKGLRCVLAPNGTLLTAENAARIKEAGIERCSISIDAPDAAGHDAFRGVPGAFEASMRGIEHLKSAGLEFQINTTVTKDNLHQFKDIFQLAEKLGASAWHIFLLVPTGRAAELGAQIISAEEYEEVLNWFYDFRKTTSMQLKATCAPHYHRILRQRAKAEGVPVNFETFGLDAVSRGCLGGVGFCFISHSGIVQPCGYLDLVCGDVRQTPFPEIWRTSPQFLNLRNPKVYVGKCGVCEYEKVCGGCRARAQTMRGDYLEAEPLCSHTPIRMK
- a CDS encoding proline dehydrogenase family protein; its protein translation is MTLDRQVLEPRIVSRGKEFFTSIAGEAPSIFNKGWWTGKVMDWAMKNEAFKVQMFRFVDVLPYLTTSDSLSRHIEEYFTGENAGEIPDVLKWGASKTGFAGGLVAKVLHKTIRSNIEGMARQFIIGEKAAEAVKGIKKLRKDGFAFVIDLLGEATMSEDEADAYQAGYLEVLRGIKEEQHKWDALDASGPLDWGHAPKVNVAIKPTCFYSQSKPSDIQGSVEAIARRVEPIYRLVKEMGGFLCIDMEQLKYKEMTIELYKRLRSAPEHRDYPHLGIVFQCYLKSTDKDVADLVAWARAEKLPISIRLVKGAYWDYETVVAMQNGWEVPVYTVKADTDAAYERVARFILENHDICHYACASHNIRTISAVMEMAKVLNVPEDRYEFQVLYGMAEPVRKGLRNVAHRVRLYCPYGDLIPGMAYLVRRLLENTANESFLRQSFAEAADVERLLENPELTAERERAALAQKPRRERPGLQGLKGEIPPFANFEGADFTLPSMRQGFVTALAEVRKGFGRTYPLFIGGKEVTTSDILDSYNPAKPSEIVAKVCQAGKPEIDRALAAAKAAYLTWRDEDPKKRAQVLLDAAAAARRRAFELSALQVLEVGKQWDQAWADVGEAIDFLEYYAREAIRLGEPKRMGRAPGELNHYFYQGKGVAAVIAPWNFPLAISIGMVAAAIVSGCPVVYKPSGLSSAIGWNLVELFREAGLPDGVFNYTPGRGSVIGDSLVEHPDVALIAFTGSMEVGLRIQEKAAKVQPGQAQCKKVIAEMGGKNAIIIDDDADLDEAVSGVIYSAFGFQGQKCSACSRVIVLDAIYERFVNRLRDAANSLKIGPSEDPANFMGPVVDRAARENVMKYIAIAESEGKVLVKRTDAPAGDCYAPLTIVEGVRPEHRIAQEEVFGPVLAVMRAKDFDEAIAMANSTRFALTGSVYTRSPAHLDRARKEFRVGNLYLNRGSTGAMVERQSFGGFMMSGVGSKSGGPDYLLQFMDPRVVTENTMRRGFAPIEADDDWVI